Genomic segment of Dasypus novemcinctus isolate mDasNov1 chromosome 4, mDasNov1.1.hap2, whole genome shotgun sequence:
AATTCATATATGatcttttattatttgtatttgttgAATTTGTTGAACATTGTAACTAATTATACTCTGCACAGTTTGTAACCTCaaagaaaatcatttttcatACCTGTTACACTCTATTGTCTtggattttgaaatatttcagtaGAAGTCTTCATCTGTTAACTTATTTATCCATTATACTTTATATAACTTACCCATCatattttactgatataatatGTACATACAAAATGGTCTTTTACATATTATCAAGATACCTTGAGTTAGAAAAAAGTTGATGTCATATTAAGGGCCTTTTGCCTCAGTGGCTGGTATTCAATTTAAACTGTTCTGAGATTTAGTCTTCATAATTCTTTTCACAGAATTTATCACTTCCTTATTTCTCAGACTATAAATAAAAGGGTTTAACAAAGGAATTACTACTGTATAAAAAACTGCAACAGGTATATCTTCATCTTCTTCTTTAACTGAACTTGGTTGACCATACCCATAAATAAGGGAACCATAGAATATTGAGACCGAAAGAAAGTGGGACACACAAGTTGATAAGGTTTTGCCTCTTCCCTCATTAGATTTCATATTGAAAACTGTAAAAAGTATGTAAAGATAAGAGATAAGGACTGTGATAATAGTAAAGATTTGAATTGAACCTGCCAAGATGGGTACCATCAGTTCATTGATATAGGGATCAACGCAAGAAAGTCTGTACAGTGGAAACACATCACAGTAAAAGTGATTGATTTTATGAGATGCACAGAATGTTAATCTAAAAAGTAATCCCACCTGAATCAGGGAATGCAGGTTTCCAGCTACATATGCCCCTATGGTCATCTGAATGCAGAGTTTCTTGGACATCCTGATGTGGTACTGCAGTGGGCTGCATATTGCCACATaacggtcataggccattgcagcCAAAAGAAAACAGTCTGCAGTTTCAgcaagacagagaaaataaaattgtgccATGCATTCATAGAGAGAAATCATTCTGTCTTCTGAAAAGAAGTTCTCTAACATCTTGGGGGTAATAGCACAGGAACAGCAGGAATCCATCAGGGCCAGGTTGCCCAGAAAGAAGTACATTGGTGTGTGAAGACGTTGTTCCATATAGATCAATGCCACCAGACCAAGATTCCCCAGCATCGTGGTCAGATAGATgacaaaaaatactacaaagagaAGGTACCTCAGCTCTTGCTGATCTGTAAATCCTGTGAGGATAAATTCAGTTGTAATGGAGTAGTTATCTCTTCTCATCTTCATCTCAGTTGAGATAGGCAGTATGGATAAATAAGGTTCACTTTAGAATGTGTCttattttctcttgaaatttctcttCGTAACACAGTCAGTAAAGTTTCCTTAAATGTATTCTGTTGTTTTTGAAGCACAGGCAGGCATAATTTCTATGATAGATTATTTCCTGTAAAGTTCAGCTCTATGATCTCAAGCTATGTGATTAGAATTTGTATGAACATTTTGATCATTACAAAGAGTGCTTATAATAATAAAGGTTTACTGTATGAATTTATGTGAGGTTAGCATAGAAAACTAGTATAAGCAGGTTTCATTCAGCATTTCCAACCAATTTTATGTCAATATTTGaattatcattaaaatatttataaagcaatTTTCCTGCATAAAAATTTTTCCCATGAGCAAATATTTTTTATAGAATGTCCCTCTGGAGTGAATGTTTGATAATGGTAGATGACACAATAATACTGACCTTAATGTATGTTTTGAAACTGTACCTTATATCAGAAAAGTAATTGAATTATTATTTCTCATCCTATACTCCATAGTTTCAACTTAGGGGAAAGCTAGAAAGATTAAGAATTTGAAatctaataatgaaaaatatatgaatgaatagaaagaaagaaatattcatgGATGCTATTATGATATGCAATAATAAATAGAATACTTCTCTTACCGAGATTTCACAGATAAGGTTTTTATTATAGCTTATTACTTGCCTTATGATATTA
This window contains:
- the LOC101443709 gene encoding olfactory receptor 5K3-like, translated to MRRDNYSITTEFILTGFTDQQELRYLLFVVFFVIYLTTMLGNLGLVALIYMEQRLHTPMYFFLGNLALMDSCCSCAITPKMLENFFSEDRMISLYECMAQFYFLCLAETADCFLLAAMAYDRYVAICSPLQYHIRMSKKLCIQMTIGAYVAGNLHSLIQVGLLFRLTFCASHKINHFYCDVFPLYRLSCVDPYINELMVPILAGSIQIFTIITVLISYLYILFTVFNMKSNEGRGKTLSTCVSHFLSVSIFYGSLIYGYGQPSSVKEEDEDIPVAVFYTVVIPLLNPFIYSLRNKEVINSVKRIMKTKSQNSLN